The Kineothrix sp. MB12-C1 genome includes a window with the following:
- the hslO gene encoding Hsp33 family molecular chaperone HslO, which translates to MIDYMVRATAADAQIRAFAATTRGIVEEMRQIHNTSPVVSAALGRLLTAGIMMGSMLKGDDDILTLQVNGDGPMKGMTVTADAQGRVKGYANEPQVFLPANARGKLDVGGAVGNGYLSVIKDMGLKEPYIGQTVLQTGEIAEDLTYYFATSEQVPSSVGLGVLMEKDNTVKQAGGFIIQLMPFASDETILALEENLLQFSSVTSVLDAGNTPEQMLELLLGNMGVQITDTMEVGYACNCSKERVEKAIVSIGKKDIQEMIDDGKEIEVNCHFCNESYTFSVDELKKMVKE; encoded by the coding sequence GTGATTGATTATATGGTAAGAGCAACGGCAGCCGACGCACAGATTCGTGCATTTGCTGCGACCACAAGAGGAATTGTGGAGGAAATGAGGCAAATACATAATACTAGCCCGGTCGTGTCGGCGGCGTTAGGACGTCTGTTAACGGCTGGTATTATGATGGGAAGTATGTTAAAGGGCGATGATGATATTCTGACGTTACAGGTAAACGGTGATGGCCCTATGAAGGGGATGACTGTGACAGCGGATGCCCAGGGAAGAGTGAAAGGTTACGCTAATGAACCGCAGGTATTTCTTCCTGCCAATGCCCGTGGTAAATTAGATGTGGGCGGAGCAGTAGGAAACGGTTATCTGAGCGTAATTAAGGATATGGGGTTAAAAGAGCCTTATATTGGACAGACAGTGCTTCAGACAGGGGAGATTGCAGAGGATTTGACTTATTATTTCGCGACCTCCGAACAAGTACCTTCTTCCGTAGGGCTTGGTGTCTTAATGGAGAAGGATAATACAGTAAAACAGGCAGGAGGATTTATTATTCAGCTTATGCCTTTTGCCTCTGATGAAACGATTCTCGCTTTGGAGGAGAACCTGTTGCAATTCAGCTCAGTAACTTCCGTTTTGGATGCGGGAAATACTCCGGAACAAATGTTGGAGCTGCTGCTTGGGAATATGGGAGTGCAGATTACGGATACGATGGAGGTTGGCTATGCCTGCAACTGCTCCAAGGAGAGAGTGGAGAAGGCAATTGTGAGTATCGGTAAAAAAGACATTCAGGAAATGATCGATGATGGAAAAGAAATAGAGGTAAATTGCCATTTTTGTAATGAATCCTATACTTTTTCTGTAGACGAGTTAAAGAAGATGGTAAAGGAATAA
- a CDS encoding pyridoxal phosphate-dependent aminotransferase — translation MHKELENTHKELENTHKELDSIRWEGNVRRVEPYVPGEQPKKPGIIKLNTNECPYPPAPGVREKLSQMDADQFRLYPDTSAGALAEALCEYYHISQDQLFIGVGSDDVLAMAFLTFFNSEKPIYFPDITYSFYDVWAQLYRIPYETKTLTGDFKIRKEDYLEENGGIIIPNPNAPTGILEELEVLEEIIGANPGSVVIIDEAYVDFGGRSCLELIGKYDNLLVVQTFSKSRSMAGMRIGFAMGNPKLISYLNDAKFSFNSYTMNMPSIVLGAEAVKDTAYFQETVGKIIATRERVKMELKKLGFSFPDSKGNFIFASHEKVAAKEIFAALKEKGIFVRFWDRQRIDNHLRITVGTEEEMDIMLAHLKEIVEA, via the coding sequence ATGCACAAAGAGTTGGAAAACACTCATAAAGAGTTAGAGAACACTCATAAAGAGTTAGATTCTATTCGTTGGGAAGGGAATGTCAGAAGGGTAGAGCCCTATGTGCCGGGAGAACAGCCGAAGAAACCGGGAATCATTAAGTTAAATACGAATGAGTGCCCTTATCCGCCGGCTCCGGGAGTGCGAGAGAAGTTGTCACAGATGGATGCAGATCAGTTTCGTCTATATCCGGACACTTCGGCGGGAGCATTGGCAGAAGCTCTTTGTGAATATTATCATATAAGTCAGGATCAGCTTTTTATCGGGGTGGGAAGCGATGATGTACTGGCGATGGCATTTTTAACATTTTTTAATTCGGAGAAACCAATTTATTTCCCGGATATTACTTATTCCTTCTATGATGTATGGGCGCAGCTTTATCGGATACCCTATGAGACGAAGACGCTTACGGGAGATTTTAAGATTAGAAAAGAAGATTATTTGGAAGAAAACGGTGGAATTATCATTCCTAATCCGAATGCGCCTACCGGTATCTTGGAGGAGTTAGAGGTACTTGAAGAAATTATCGGGGCTAATCCGGGAAGTGTTGTTATTATCGATGAAGCCTATGTGGACTTCGGCGGCAGAAGCTGCCTGGAGCTTATCGGGAAGTATGACAATCTCCTTGTAGTGCAGACTTTCTCTAAGTCACGTTCCATGGCAGGAATGCGCATTGGATTTGCTATGGGGAACCCTAAGTTGATTTCCTACTTAAATGATGCGAAGTTTTCCTTTAATTCTTATACGATGAATATGCCCTCGATTGTGTTAGGGGCGGAGGCAGTGAAGGATACTGCTTATTTTCAGGAGACAGTGGGGAAAATAATTGCGACGAGAGAACGGGTAAAGATGGAATTAAAGAAACTTGGATTTTCTTTTCCCGATTCCAAAGGTAATTTCATTTTTGCCTCTCATGAGAAGGTGGCTGCAAAAGAGATATTTGCTGCATTGAAGGAAAAAGGGATATTCGTCCGTTTCTGGGACAGGCAAAGAATTGATAATCATTTGCGGATTACGGTAGGTACGGAAGAAGAAATGGATATTATGCTCGCTCATTTGAAAGAAATTGTAGAGGCTTAA
- a CDS encoding glycosyltransferase family 2 protein, protein MITISLCMIVKNEEKILERCLSCVADLMDEIIIVDTGSSDRTKEIARKYTDKIYDFEWVNDFAAARNYAFSKATKGYIYSADADEVLDKVNRERFHLLKQNLLPEIEIVQMYYSNQLQFGSVYNYDREYRPKLFKRIRNFTWIDPIHETVRTKALVFDSEIEIIHEQEESHAARDLEAFRRACGEERLSQRLHNLYARELFIAGEKEDFLEAEEFFEASCNDTQRSAEEVKEAACVTAKAARLRGDKLKFHKYAMKVIASEGCSEICMELGNFYKKEKDYAEAAVWFYNAAFETESLLDIRSKGDKPLLGLAECYRCLGMEEQAKEYQKMAGEWR, encoded by the coding sequence ATGATAACGATAAGCCTTTGTATGATAGTGAAGAATGAGGAAAAGATTCTGGAACGTTGTTTATCCTGCGTGGCGGACTTGATGGATGAGATTATTATCGTAGATACGGGGTCTTCGGATAGAACGAAGGAAATCGCGCGTAAGTATACGGATAAAATCTATGATTTCGAATGGGTAAATGATTTTGCGGCAGCGAGAAATTATGCGTTTTCCAAAGCGACGAAGGGATACATATATTCTGCGGATGCGGATGAGGTGCTCGATAAAGTGAACAGGGAACGATTTCATTTGTTAAAGCAGAATTTGCTGCCGGAAATCGAAATCGTGCAGATGTATTATAGCAACCAGCTTCAGTTCGGATCTGTCTATAATTATGATAGGGAGTACCGCCCGAAGCTGTTTAAGAGAATAAGAAACTTCACATGGATCGATCCGATTCATGAAACGGTGCGGACGAAAGCCTTAGTTTTTGACAGCGAGATAGAGATTATTCACGAACAAGAGGAAAGCCATGCAGCGAGGGACTTGGAAGCATTTCGCAGGGCTTGCGGAGAAGAAAGATTGTCACAGCGTCTGCATAATCTCTATGCCAGAGAACTTTTTATTGCAGGAGAGAAGGAGGATTTTCTGGAAGCAGAAGAATTCTTTGAAGCCTCTTGCAATGATACGCAGCGGTCGGCGGAGGAAGTAAAGGAGGCGGCTTGCGTGACAGCGAAGGCGGCAAGACTTAGGGGAGATAAGCTAAAGTTTCATAAGTATGCCATGAAGGTAATTGCCAGTGAAGGATGTTCTGAAATCTGTATGGAACTCGGGAATTTCTATAAGAAGGAAAAGGACTATGCAGAGGCAGCGGTATGGTTCTACAATGCGGCCTTTGAAACAGAAAGCTTGTTGGATATCCGAAGCAAAGGAGATAAACCGCTTCTTGGATTAGCGGAATGCTATCGATGTCTTGGGATGGAAGAACAGGCGAAAGAATATCAAAAAATGGCAGGAGAGTGGAGGTAA
- a CDS encoding class I SAM-dependent DNA methyltransferase, with the protein METYTDFASVYDTFMDDTPYEEWAEYIDALLKKYTMVQKAEHEDVLAAEQRIVVDLGCGTGTLTELLADAGYDMIGIDNSQEMLNIAFAKREKSGKGILYLLQDMREFELYGAVGAVVSVCDSLNYLLKEEDVYETFRLVNNYLYPGGVFIFDFNTVYKYEMVIGDATIAENREDCSFIWQNYYHPQEEVNEYDLTVFVKMDKPGEDGRSFRRFIETHYQRGYRLKTMRDLVEKAGMHFITAIDADTHGEVREESERIYVIAREHGKGK; encoded by the coding sequence ATGGAAACGTATACGGACTTTGCAAGCGTATATGATACTTTTATGGATGATACGCCCTATGAAGAGTGGGCGGAATATATCGATGCCCTATTGAAAAAATACACAATGGTGCAAAAGGCGGAACATGAGGATGTCTTGGCAGCAGAACAGCGCATTGTAGTGGATCTGGGTTGCGGAACAGGAACGTTGACGGAACTTCTGGCGGATGCTGGATACGATATGATAGGAATTGATAATTCTCAGGAAATGCTGAATATTGCTTTTGCGAAAAGGGAAAAATCGGGTAAGGGAATTCTTTATCTGTTGCAGGATATGCGGGAATTCGAATTATATGGAGCGGTAGGAGCTGTCGTGAGCGTATGCGATTCCTTGAATTATCTGTTAAAAGAGGAAGATGTATATGAGACCTTCCGGTTGGTGAATAACTACCTATATCCGGGCGGGGTATTTATTTTCGATTTTAATACTGTGTATAAATACGAGATGGTAATTGGAGATGCAACGATTGCTGAGAATAGGGAAGATTGCAGTTTTATATGGCAAAACTATTATCATCCTCAGGAAGAGGTCAATGAATATGACCTTACAGTGTTTGTAAAGATGGATAAGCCGGGCGAAGATGGCAGGAGTTTCCGGCGCTTTATAGAGACGCATTATCAGAGAGGTTACCGGCTGAAAACGATGCGTGACCTGGTAGAAAAAGCAGGAATGCATTTTATTACAGCCATCGATGCGGATACTCATGGTGAAGTAAGAGAAGAGAGCGAGCGCATTTATGTGATTGCCCGCGAACATGGAAAGGGAAAATAA
- a CDS encoding amino acid ABC transporter permease codes for MQVMDRVEKMFEAAFISGDRWKLYLNGLGVTLQVALFAAIIGMVIGTLLAFMKLSVRRNGKKTIWAIIADIYIDVIRGTPAVLQLMIMWFIIFANSKNGIMVAVLSFGINSGAYVAEIVRAGILAVDKGQMEAGRSLGLSKTQTMINIIIPQAIKNVLPPIGNEFIVLLKETAIVGYVSLTDLTRVANQIASRTYEAFMPLIGAAVIYFTVIKLLTILLERFERRLRKSDNR; via the coding sequence ATGCAAGTAATGGATAGAGTGGAGAAGATGTTTGAAGCCGCATTTATCTCGGGGGACCGGTGGAAGTTATATTTGAATGGATTGGGAGTTACCCTGCAAGTTGCACTTTTTGCAGCGATAATCGGTATGGTGATAGGTACGCTTCTCGCTTTTATGAAGCTATCTGTAAGGAGAAATGGGAAGAAAACAATATGGGCAATAATTGCTGATATTTATATAGATGTGATTCGTGGAACGCCGGCGGTGCTCCAATTAATGATTATGTGGTTTATTATATTTGCCAATAGTAAAAATGGTATTATGGTGGCTGTTTTATCTTTCGGTATTAACAGTGGTGCCTATGTAGCGGAAATTGTACGTGCAGGTATTTTGGCAGTAGATAAAGGTCAGATGGAGGCAGGACGCTCTCTTGGCCTTTCCAAAACACAGACGATGATAAATATTATTATACCACAGGCGATAAAGAACGTACTGCCTCCTATTGGAAACGAGTTTATCGTATTGTTGAAAGAAACTGCAATTGTAGGTTATGTGAGTCTGACGGACTTGACGCGCGTTGCTAATCAAATCGCTTCCAGAACGTATGAAGCATTTATGCCTTTAATCGGTGCAGCAGTTATTTATTTCACAGTAATTAAACTATTGACCATTCTGCTTGAAAGATTCGAAAGGAGACTGCGTAAGAGTGATAATCGTTAA
- a CDS encoding amino acid ABC transporter ATP-binding protein, whose amino-acid sequence MIIVKDLHKKFENNHVLRGVNYHVKQGEKVVVIGPSGSGKSTFLRCMNLLEIPTSGEIWFDGVNITDPKTNIDKVREHMGMVFQNFNLFNNLTIMDNITLAPVKLKLMSKEEASESAIKLLERVGLLEKADSYPAQLSGGQKQRVAIVRSLAMNPKVMLFDEPTSALDPEMVGEVLDVMKGLAESGMTMVVVTHEMGFAREVGTKVLFMDEGVIMEENSPKDFFSNPKSPRLQEFLSKVL is encoded by the coding sequence GTGATAATCGTTAAAGATTTGCATAAAAAATTTGAAAATAATCATGTACTTCGAGGTGTAAATTATCATGTGAAGCAGGGGGAGAAGGTTGTAGTAATCGGGCCCTCCGGTTCAGGAAAGAGTACGTTTTTGCGTTGTATGAATCTGCTTGAGATTCCGACGAGCGGAGAGATATGGTTTGATGGGGTGAATATTACAGACCCGAAGACGAATATCGATAAAGTCAGAGAGCACATGGGAATGGTATTTCAGAATTTCAATTTATTTAACAATCTGACTATTATGGATAACATCACCCTCGCGCCTGTTAAGTTGAAGCTTATGAGTAAAGAAGAGGCTTCTGAGAGTGCGATTAAGCTTTTGGAGAGGGTAGGATTACTGGAAAAAGCGGATTCTTATCCGGCCCAACTATCCGGCGGACAGAAGCAAAGAGTGGCGATTGTGCGTTCTCTGGCGATGAACCCTAAGGTTATGCTGTTCGATGAGCCTACTTCAGCACTCGACCCGGAGATGGTAGGGGAAGTTCTGGACGTTATGAAGGGACTGGCTGAGAGCGGAATGACAATGGTCGTGGTAACCCATGAAATGGGATTTGCCAGGGAAGTGGGAACCAAAGTACTGTTTATGGATGAAGGAGTTATCATGGAAGAAAATTCGCCGAAAGATTTCTTCTCCAATCCTAAAAGTCCAAGGTTGCAAGAATTCTTGTCGAAGGTTTTATAA
- a CDS encoding LL-diaminopimelate aminotransferase: protein MFKINDNYLKLPGSYLFSTIGKKVTAYTQANPDKKIIRLGIGDVTQPLAPAVIEAMHHAVDEMGDAATFRGYAPDLGYEFLRNAIADNDYKARGCEIAADEIFVSDGAKCDSGNIQEIFSLDNKIAVCDPVYPVYVDTNVMAGRTGTYDAAKETWSDVIYMPCLAENNFAPQLPKETPDLIYLCFPNNPTGSTITKAQLQEWVDYANKVGAVIIYDAAYEAYISEEDVAHSIYECEGARTCAIELRSFSKNAGFTGVRLGFTVIPKDLKCGDVTLHSLWARRHGTKYNGAPYIIQRAGEAVYSQAGKEQLKNQVAYYMNNAKYILNGLKDAGYTVSGGVNAPYIWLKAPNQMTSWEFFDYLLENANVVGTPGSGFGPSGETYFRLTAFGSYENTVAAVDRIKAL, encoded by the coding sequence ATGTTTAAGATCAACGACAATTATTTAAAGCTGCCGGGAAGCTACCTCTTTTCCACAATAGGTAAGAAGGTAACCGCTTACACACAAGCTAATCCGGATAAAAAAATAATACGCCTCGGTATCGGAGATGTGACACAGCCCCTTGCGCCGGCAGTGATTGAGGCGATGCATCATGCGGTAGATGAGATGGGCGATGCTGCTACGTTTAGAGGATATGCTCCTGATTTGGGTTATGAGTTTTTAAGAAATGCCATCGCAGATAACGATTATAAGGCGAGAGGCTGTGAAATAGCGGCGGATGAAATCTTCGTTTCTGATGGTGCTAAATGCGATTCCGGTAATATTCAGGAAATCTTCAGTTTGGATAATAAAATTGCAGTATGCGATCCGGTTTATCCGGTTTATGTTGATACGAATGTTATGGCAGGAAGAACAGGTACTTACGATGCGGCGAAGGAAACATGGAGCGATGTCATTTACATGCCTTGTTTGGCCGAGAATAATTTCGCACCCCAACTTCCGAAAGAAACGCCGGATCTTATCTATCTTTGTTTTCCGAATAACCCTACCGGTTCCACCATTACGAAGGCACAGCTTCAGGAATGGGTAGATTATGCGAATAAAGTGGGTGCCGTTATTATCTATGATGCGGCATATGAAGCTTATATTTCTGAAGAGGATGTAGCTCATAGCATTTACGAATGCGAAGGAGCGAGAACTTGCGCCATCGAGCTTCGTTCTTTTTCCAAGAATGCAGGATTTACAGGAGTGCGCCTTGGCTTTACCGTAATTCCCAAAGACTTAAAGTGCGGCGATGTAACGCTTCATTCCCTTTGGGCAAGACGCCACGGTACGAAGTATAACGGAGCGCCTTATATTATACAACGTGCGGGTGAAGCTGTTTATTCACAGGCAGGCAAAGAGCAACTTAAGAATCAGGTGGCATATTATATGAACAATGCCAAGTACATTTTGAACGGGTTGAAGGATGCAGGCTATACCGTATCGGGCGGTGTCAATGCACCTTATATCTGGTTGAAAGCGCCGAATCAGATGACGAGCTGGGAATTCTTCGATTATCTGCTCGAAAATGCGAATGTAGTGGGAACTCCCGGATCTGGTTTTGGACCGAGCGGAGAGACTTATTTCCGACTGACTGCATTCGGAAGTTATGAGAATACAGTTGCTGCAGTGGATCGAATCAAAGCCTTATAG
- the dapF gene encoding diaminopimelate epimerase, whose protein sequence is MEFTKMHGCGNDYIYVNGFIEEIAAAKKPELVRRLSDRHFGIGADGVIFINRSSEADFEMEMYNADGSRGEMCGNGIRCVAKFVYDKSMTDKKSVSVVSAGHIKYLDMTVKNGDVDTVKVNMGTPILKATDIPVISDNEEVIDEEIEVDGTIYKMTCVSMGNPHAIIFMDDVASLNIEEIGPRFENHLRFPNRINTEFVKVIDRHTVEMRVWERGSGETLACGTGACGVVVACVLNGLTEAEVTVKLLGGELHIVWDRAENLVYMTGPAETVFEGEIHI, encoded by the coding sequence ATGGAATTTACAAAAATGCACGGATGCGGCAACGATTACATTTATGTGAATGGATTTATAGAGGAAATAGCGGCGGCTAAAAAGCCGGAGCTAGTAAGAAGATTAAGCGACAGACATTTTGGGATTGGTGCGGATGGTGTTATCTTTATTAACCGATCATCGGAAGCTGATTTTGAAATGGAGATGTATAATGCGGATGGCTCCAGAGGAGAGATGTGTGGAAACGGTATCCGTTGTGTAGCCAAATTTGTTTATGATAAAAGTATGACGGATAAGAAATCAGTAAGCGTAGTGAGTGCCGGACATATTAAATATCTGGATATGACCGTAAAGAACGGAGATGTGGATACGGTGAAGGTGAACATGGGGACACCGATATTAAAAGCCACGGACATACCTGTCATTTCTGATAATGAAGAAGTAATCGATGAGGAGATAGAAGTAGACGGCACTATTTATAAAATGACATGTGTGTCAATGGGGAATCCTCATGCCATTATTTTCATGGATGATGTTGCCTCCCTGAATATTGAAGAGATAGGTCCTCGTTTCGAGAACCATCTCCGTTTTCCGAACCGGATCAATACAGAATTCGTAAAGGTGATTGACAGGCATACGGTGGAGATGCGTGTATGGGAAAGAGGATCGGGAGAAACGCTCGCTTGCGGAACAGGAGCCTGCGGAGTCGTCGTAGCCTGTGTTCTAAATGGTTTGACGGAAGCGGAAGTTACTGTTAAACTATTAGGTGGCGAACTTCACATTGTATGGGATAGGGCAGAAAATCTCGTCTATATGACAGGACCTGCCGAGACCGTTTTCGAAGGTGAAATCCATATATAG
- a CDS encoding NAD(+) synthase — MKHGFIKTAAITPKVRVADPVFNAEQICMEVDNAVESGAKIIVFPELCITGYTCGDLFLQEVLLKEAKEQLIKITAHTADKDALIFVGLPMMWKNKLYNVAAALHSGEVIGIIPKVNIPNYAEFYEGRYFVKGNEVPVSYTWRTEGGARKIPFGANLLFEIDAIEGLVVGCEICEDIWVPDTPAVTHAMAGATIVVNLSASNETAGKEDYRKMIVKSASARMIAGYIYASAGEGESTQDVVFGGHNMIAENGSILAEAKRFANGIIYGDIDVHKIIHERRRMNTYMAEEKEEYTTVSVNMTEKEVSLARTFPSTPFIPADKRKREKRCDEILSIQALGLKKRYEHTGCKKAVIGVSGGLDSTLALLVTVRTFDSLSLPRENILAVTMPCFGTTDRTYENACQLARTLGTSLEEINIKESVTLHFRDIGQDIGNHDVTYENSQARERTQVLMDIANRENALVIGTGDMSELALGWATYNGDHMSMYGVNAGVPKTLVRHLVQYYADTCNSEVLYKILADVLDTPVSPELLPPVDGVIAQKTEDLVGPYELHDFFLYYMLRCGFEPEKIYRIARCSFAGQYNDEVILKWLKIFYRRFFSQQFKRSCLPDGPKVGSVAVSPRGDLRMPSDACARIWLEELEKI; from the coding sequence ATGAAGCACGGATTTATAAAGACGGCGGCCATTACGCCAAAAGTCAGGGTGGCAGATCCTGTTTTCAATGCGGAGCAGATTTGCATGGAAGTGGATAATGCGGTGGAAAGCGGAGCAAAAATCATTGTTTTCCCGGAACTTTGCATTACCGGATATACATGCGGAGATTTATTTTTGCAGGAAGTGCTTCTGAAAGAAGCAAAGGAACAGCTTATAAAGATCACAGCTCATACGGCGGATAAGGATGCTCTTATTTTTGTAGGATTGCCGATGATGTGGAAAAATAAGCTGTATAATGTGGCAGCAGCTCTGCACTCGGGAGAAGTTATCGGGATTATTCCCAAGGTCAATATTCCCAATTATGCGGAATTCTACGAGGGACGATATTTTGTGAAAGGAAATGAAGTGCCGGTTTCTTATACGTGGAGAACGGAGGGGGGGGCCAGGAAAATCCCTTTTGGAGCCAATCTTTTGTTCGAAATTGACGCTATTGAAGGACTTGTAGTGGGCTGTGAGATCTGCGAAGATATATGGGTACCGGATACTCCGGCAGTTACACATGCTATGGCAGGAGCAACTATAGTCGTGAACTTGTCTGCTTCTAATGAAACCGCCGGTAAGGAAGATTATCGCAAGATGATTGTGAAGTCTGCCAGCGCACGTATGATTGCAGGGTATATCTATGCCAGTGCGGGCGAAGGAGAATCTACACAAGATGTTGTATTCGGCGGCCATAATATGATTGCAGAGAATGGAAGCATTCTGGCAGAAGCGAAACGATTTGCAAATGGTATTATTTATGGAGATATCGATGTCCATAAGATCATCCATGAAAGACGACGGATGAATACTTATATGGCGGAAGAAAAAGAGGAGTATACTACCGTATCTGTCAATATGACAGAGAAAGAAGTCTCACTTGCGAGAACTTTCCCAAGTACGCCCTTTATACCTGCGGATAAGAGGAAAAGGGAAAAGCGTTGTGATGAAATATTGTCTATTCAGGCGTTGGGGTTAAAGAAGCGTTATGAGCATACCGGATGTAAAAAGGCAGTAATCGGTGTTTCGGGGGGCTTAGATTCCACTCTTGCTCTTCTCGTAACCGTACGGACTTTTGACAGCTTATCTCTTCCCAGAGAAAATATATTGGCGGTGACGATGCCCTGTTTCGGGACGACAGACCGGACGTATGAAAATGCCTGCCAGCTTGCCCGTACTCTCGGCACTTCTTTGGAAGAAATTAATATTAAGGAATCGGTAACCCTTCATTTTAGAGATATCGGTCAGGATATAGGTAACCACGATGTGACTTATGAGAATAGCCAGGCAAGAGAGAGAACACAGGTGCTGATGGACATTGCCAATCGGGAGAATGCTCTTGTAATAGGAACGGGAGATATGTCGGAACTGGCGCTGGGATGGGCCACGTATAACGGCGATCATATGTCTATGTATGGTGTGAATGCGGGGGTGCCGAAGACGTTAGTCAGACATCTGGTACAATACTATGCGGATACATGTAATAGTGAAGTGTTGTATAAAATATTAGCAGATGTATTGGACACTCCGGTAAGCCCGGAACTGCTGCCGCCGGTAGATGGTGTTATCGCCCAGAAGACGGAGGACTTAGTAGGCCCTTACGAGCTTCATGACTTCTTCCTGTATTATATGCTGCGATGCGGCTTCGAGCCGGAGAAGATATACCGTATTGCCAGATGTTCTTTTGCAGGGCAGTATAACGATGAGGTGATTTTGAAGTGGCTGAAAATTTTCTATAGAAGATTTTTCTCACAGCAGTTTAAAAGATCTTGCCTGCCGGACGGACCGAAGGTGGGAAGCGTGGCAGTGTCACCCAGAGGTGATTTGCGCATGCCCTCGGATGCCTGTGCACGAATATGGCTTGAAGAACTGGAGAAAATCTAA
- a CDS encoding basic amino acid ABC transporter substrate-binding protein has protein sequence MKKLVVAMMAAILSMSLLTACGNTAGEAAPADTASEVETTTEDAATEEEVPAGEGEVSEDSSALADGVLNVGTNAEFPPFEYMNDNGEADGFDIALIRAIGEKLGVEVQVDNMEFASLVSSIGSKIDVAIAGMTVTDERKAAVDFSNSYYNAVQYVILPEGSDIATADDLKGKAIGVQLGTTGDFIAEEIEDATTSQYNKAVDAVNDLVNGRLDCVIIDKNPALVFESKFEGQVTAVDGAQFDFEAEEYAIAMPKGDTVLADKINTALQELIDDGTFDSLVSEYIEN, from the coding sequence ATGAAAAAATTAGTGGTAGCGATGATGGCAGCGATTTTGTCCATGTCCTTGTTAACGGCATGCGGCAATACAGCAGGAGAAGCAGCTCCCGCGGATACAGCGTCAGAAGTTGAAACGACGACAGAAGATGCGGCAACGGAGGAAGAAGTTCCTGCAGGAGAAGGAGAGGTATCGGAAGATTCCTCCGCATTAGCAGATGGTGTGCTGAATGTAGGAACGAATGCAGAATTCCCTCCTTTTGAATATATGAATGACAACGGAGAGGCAGATGGCTTCGACATCGCTTTAATCCGTGCAATTGGCGAAAAACTGGGTGTTGAGGTGCAGGTAGATAATATGGAATTTGCATCCTTAGTTTCTTCTATCGGAAGTAAAATCGACGTTGCGATTGCAGGTATGACAGTAACTGACGAGAGAAAAGCGGCGGTTGATTTCTCCAATTCCTATTACAATGCTGTTCAGTATGTGATTTTGCCGGAAGGTTCTGACATTGCAACGGCAGATGACCTGAAAGGAAAAGCAATTGGTGTACAGCTTGGCACTACGGGAGATTTTATTGCAGAAGAGATTGAAGATGCGACAACTTCGCAGTATAATAAAGCAGTAGATGCAGTGAACGATTTGGTTAACGGAAGACTTGACTGCGTGATCATTGATAAAAATCCCGCCCTTGTATTCGAATCTAAATTCGAAGGTCAGGTAACAGCAGTAGATGGCGCTCAGTTTGATTTTGAGGCTGAGGAGTATGCAATTGCAATGCCGAAGGGCGATACCGTACTTGCGGATAAAATCAATACCGCGTTACAAGAGCTGATTGATGATGGCACTTTTGATTCTCTGGTGAGTGAGTACATAGAGAATTAG
- a CDS encoding DUF5684 domain-containing protein, with product MDTDLYYGTYDVRDAMALAFFGVYFIIAMAIAVLVIVATWKLFVKAGKPGWASIVPFYSTYCLFQISFGNGWFFLLSFVPCVNVVIFFMLYFKLAKAFGQGGAFAIGLIFLNPIFMLILGFGDSEYIGPV from the coding sequence ATGGACACTGATCTTTACTACGGCACTTATGATGTGCGCGATGCAATGGCTCTTGCATTCTTCGGCGTTTATTTCATTATCGCTATGGCAATTGCAGTATTAGTCATTGTAGCAACATGGAAATTATTCGTTAAGGCAGGTAAGCCGGGATGGGCATCAATCGTCCCGTTCTATAGTACATATTGCCTGTTCCAGATTTCCTTTGGCAACGGATGGTTTTTCTTGTTATCCTTCGTTCCTTGTGTAAATGTCGTTATCTTTTTTATGCTTTATTTCAAGTTGGCTAAGGCTTTCGGCCAGGGAGGCGCTTTTGCTATTGGTTTGATATTCCTTAATCCTATTTTCATGTTAATTCTCGGTTTCGGTGATTCAGAGTATATAGGACCGGTTTAA